In a single window of the Magnolia sinica isolate HGM2019 chromosome 7, MsV1, whole genome shotgun sequence genome:
- the LOC131250575 gene encoding protein DETOXIFICATION 45, chloroplastic-like yields the protein MGIKALIASSFSKSDYKKVKEITYSVLKIEAFTSVFLAIILGTWYSSIAELFTKDVEVLGIVRSVFLFVSATQLINALSFVFDGLHCGVSDFSYSAFSLMVVGTMSCAFLVYAPSGFGLPGVWFGLTLFMLLRTVAGFVR from the exons ATgggcatcaag GCTCTAATTGCAAGTTCTTTCTCAAAGAGTGACTACAAAAAAGTGAAAGAAATTACATATTCCGTTCTGAAG ATAGAAGCATTTACTAGTGTTTTCTTAGCTATCATACTGGGTACATGGTACAGTTCTATTGCTGAATTATTCACTAAGGACGTTGAAGTGCTAGGAATTGTTAGGTCAGTGTTTCTG TTTGTCAGTGCCACTCAACTCATCAATGCTCTATCTTTTGTTTTTGATGGTCTCCATTGTGGTGTTTCAGACTTCTCGTATTCAGCTTTTTCTTTG ATGGTGGTTGGGACTATGTCATGTGCATTTTTGGTATATGCTCCTTCTGGTTTTGGTCTTCCAGGAGTATGGTTTGGTTTGACTCTTTTCATGCTCTTGCGTACGGTAGCAGGGTTTGTGAGGTAA
- the LOC131252000 gene encoding uncharacterized protein LOC131252000, translating to MQAWQKNINALSAFILRRAISKNGRHPLISRETHPELKMFNELLCDARDFYAGITETDIVRDIVDQALLCKSHITDIVNRVLAYVNKDLSFMSENLLIVLKVVFIFRQPLFLLLQFCLS from the exons ATGCAGGCATGGCAAAAGAATATAAATGCCCTTTCTGCCTTTATATTAAGACGAGCTATTTCTAAGAATGGCAGGCATCCTTTG ATATCTAGGGAAACACACCCTGAACTAAAGATGTTCAACGAACTTCTGTGTGATGCTAGGGATTTTTATGCAGG GATTACAGAAACAGATATAGTACGAGATATTGTGGATCAAGCTTTGTTATGCAAGTCCCACATAACTGACATAGTGAATCGTGTGCTTGCATATGTCAACAAAGATCTTAGTTTCATGTCTGAAAATCTTTTGATTGTTTTGAAGGTAGTATTTATTTTTCGCCAACCTTTGTTTCTATTACTTCAATTTTGCCTCAGTTAG
- the LOC131250576 gene encoding cysteine-rich receptor-like protein kinase 34 has protein sequence MLGEGGFDPVYKGKLMDGQEIAVKRLVRTSVQGVEELRNEVVLVAKLQHRNHVRLLGCCLEGEEKMLVCEYVHNTSLDSFLFDPIKCLELNWERRNKIIIGIVRGLVYLHEDSD, from the coding sequence ATGCTTGGTGAAGGTGGCTTCGATCCCGTTTACAAGGGGAAGCTAATGGATGGTCAAGAAATAGCAGTGAAAAGGTTGGTGAGGACGTCAGTGCAAGGAGTGGAAGAGCTTAGAAATGAAGTAGTGTTGGTTGCTAAGCTTCAGCACAGGAACCATGTAAGGTTGCTAGGCTGTTGCttggaaggagaagagaagatgCTTGTCTGCGAATACGTTCACAACACCAGCCTCGACTCCTTTCTATTTGATCCAATCAAATGCCTAGAACTTAATTGGGAAAGACGAAACAAGATCATCATAGGGATCGTTCGAGGTCTTGTTTATCTCCACGAAGACTCAGATTAA